The genomic stretch CATtcttaattagtaaataaagttTGGTAATTGTGTATATGTGCGAGCACAGGTGCGTGcgtggggtgtgtgtgtgtgtgtgtcggcgCGTGCATGGGTGCATGATACGTGTGTGCGTGTAGGGCGATTTTgtgtagaaatattatattttcgtaATGCTGTAGGTTTCAAACATCGACTAGAACAATTTTTCACTCATTTTCATATTCATCGTGGCTTATAAAGTTTTTTCGCTCAACTCTTGAAGCTCATCCCGTATTTTGCCCTATATCTTATAGCTTTCATAAAAATTCATACAAtcgttgtatttaatttttttcttttagtttcatTTGATATATAATTagcatatattattaattacaacttCTTATCTCTTATAaatctgtatgtatgtatgtaaataagaaaaatagtttaatgtaaataaatataattaaaagatgTACTCCCATGGTCAAAGAAAGCTCATAGTGGTCTAACAGATAGTTACTAACACTAAAACtataaatgcaataaacattttagaactctaatatattatttttattttactgcaataacTTACAACAATTTCctgaatataaactataaaccaataaaaatattgataaataattaacaatgaaaaGTCATTTGAgacttttattgaaaaatacaacgAGTAATGATTGATTGGTTGAGGGTTTCAGTAATTTTTTTGCATGACATCAAAAACTCCTTGAGCAGCCAACTGAGCAGCAAGTCTTACAAAACTGTTTTCACAATATTCTGCATTATAGTAACCATCATAAGGGTTACTTGTGCCTTCACATAATGTGTTGATCATCCTTCCAATCTCGATTACACGAGGGCTTGTGATAGACGGAAAGAAATATGCAGCTATCGCGAGTATTGCAGGACTTAGGGTCTTGATGCCATCTTGGAATTCTTCATAAGACAAGCGCTCAGAGCAGTCGAGTTCCTCGAGTTTCGCATTGAGCACGTCACAGTATATATGATACAGTTCCTCAAGTCTTTGCTCACGGACCTCGTGGCTTGCACTGGTCCAGATGAAGAAAACCAAAGAGCACAAAGGAGAACTGTATCTTGTCGCTTGGAAATCTAAAAGTTTAACACCTGTGACTTGCCAGATTCATCGTACTTAAACATCATATTTGTTGTCCATGCGTCTGCTTGCTGCAgcacatttaatttatagttttgttgaTGGAGGTTTATAACCTTATCCCAAATACCACTTGTACATTTGCGTACTACCTCAGCATATGCTTGGTACTTTTTGACACGTTCTAATCTATCGGCCATACACAACAGTCCTTGAATCATGAATCCTTTGTGTATTTTCACGCAACTCTCCGCTAAATCTTTGGAGAACAGAGGATCGACTGCTATCGATGTGACAATGTCAGGGTGCTTCTTGTACACGGCAACCGACGTGGCGTGGAAAATAGCAGAGGCGATGAAGAAATGTTTGCAATGGTCAAAGTCCAACATTTTGCATCGATCGGCCATTCTGTAACCTTCAGTACTCAAGTCTTCAAGGATTATTACATCAGATATTGGAGAGTAGAATGGTTTTGGTACCGGTAAACTATAATCGACTTTCAACGCGTCTGGTAGATATTGGTCGTAAAATGAAGGCTCCTTATCATACATTCTATCGAATAATTTGGTGACTTCATTATTCCCTGTGAGATATTTTATGATGAGAGACTGGTTACTTGTTATTCCCGCCCTGTTGAATATAACTTTAACCCTTAGCAGATAGCTACCGTAGTTGTTTCCTGGGGGAAGAAGAGACGAAACTTCAAAAGAAGAAACTTGTATATCACTCGTCTCATCATTTAAACCACCGTTAAGGCAAAGCGTTAAGAACGATTTATCAATCCAATGTGGAACTGCAACAGCCATCTTCCTGAAAATACGATATTTTACTAATTAGATTAAAAcatagagaaatatttttgtgTCCTGACATTTCCTAAAGATACACAAGAAAGTGTtaaaaacaaatagaataaaacataaaGCATACaacttatatataactataaaattatattaaatattataaaggtaTGTATAAGGGTATGTTAAATACAAACAACTAGtgacttctttaaaaaaatgtattcaaagaaAATTGTGATAAAGAATAGTAGGAtttgtaaaatatctattatatttaaaaaatatagaaagtaatatttattatcttcTTTAGGTGTCACAAACCAAGATATAAGCGTGTACAGACATTAACAGTTACACGAGAAACAGCGAGACTGGTTTTAGTGTAAAGCTAATCTCTTACTGATCAAACTCCTATCTTAAAACCCATTCACTCCTATTCAGAAGGAATTCATCTTAGAATCTATCGTTAAAATCCTACCGCTGATCAAAGATAACACCATTGTTTTACGGCTCACAGTAACGTGTACATCGAAAACCACTAAAGCCTTTTAGCACACCACtccaaaatcaaaatgaaaatctTTGAAATCATCTGTTAATAAATGTGTTTGCAGCAATGCATTTTTATTCCAAATTGCAGCAATGCAATTATATTACTCCTGAGACTTTTAAGATGCACTACCTACTGTAACCAAATTTTCgatctattgaaattaaatcaagtgtattttttaatttgcttatcgaataattgtataaacaataGGTAATAACCCTAAATTGACATACATTTcaactttgttttatttgttaacttttcaattaaaaaagaacttaaCACGGTACCCTATAAGATTCCCATCGCGCAATGAAGTTTTTCATTATAATACgtgataaagtttaaaactgtgttatgcATAGGAAATcgtttcaaatttcaaaaatttaattctagAAACTTAGATTTTTACTAATGAATGTTTACATGtacttttatatgttattatattatttatttctaacatatttttaaatacatttccgAGAATTACGACGTGCACAGTTTAAAACTGCAAACGATGTTCAACTTCCACTATAAAATTTCATAGAAACTTAACGTTTTTAACTAAGAAGATGTCTTCTGAATAATAGCCTATAATAAGTCTATAGTACCGAATTTGTCGTGTGAAGGATTCTTTCAGTTCACAATAATATCAACTTCTATAAAGATAACCAATATCGTATTCCTCGTCAATGCAAAAAGACTCGCTTTTCCTTTGATGTTTCTATCCCTACAAATTGCACTTTGTGTCTGGTGCATTGTTCTGTGATTACATTTGCAACTGTCAGAGGGTTGATGGGTTCTTGTGTTTACTCAGTTAAATAGTAAATGGCTCattgagttttattattgttcCTCCCTCTTGTTTTTCCTTGagctataatataaatatttcgtgTCGAAATGTCAAGAAGTCCAATATCTGATACGTTTAGTGCAACTGATAAAGTTATAATGATTAATAGAgtattacagaaatattaaaataatgtctaaATAAATCAAATGGGTTGGAATTTGTCATGCGTGCGatctaaagtaaaaattatagtattatcGTCGTTGATGTTTTTCGATAATTACTTCAAACGCTGGAGTTTTTTTCGTTTAAGAGGGAATTGTAGAATatgcatttatacatatttaccaATGCTTTAATTTATGTTTCCCATACTAACCTAAAAACAGAAAGCGGTCCAGCCATCCTCACGTGATATGCTTACCAATAAACGTGTTGAAGCATtactgttcattttattttattaataatactcttttaaattattattggtgCTGGAGTCGAGTAAAAAGAACCAGAATTGTCAATTTTCATAACTAAACCGATTCATTAGATagtcagttaaaaaataaaaatatgattactcAAATTAAaggatatataacaatataatacaaagtaTGACTCTAAACTTGTACAATGAACACTCATTAATGATACATTATTTGGATAATACGCAAAATatggaaattataataaatattgttatttttagagtACTCGTTCATACTCTAATATTTTgaatgctaaaaaaagttatgtttacaaataaaagttgtttgacaaGCATTTAAAATGAATACCCAAACAGTGTTTATGGTCATATTTTCCGATACAAATATGGACAGAGTAAATGTGTTTACATGGTATTATTTGTTCAATGTACATGCTTTTTGACGAGAAATTCTGATGTGTATAACCCCTATCAGATTCTATACAGAAGAGAAGGAGGTAAAACTTCAGGGTGtgatagtagacacaaaaacaagtaaaatGGTTCATATGAACCAGTATGTCATATCTCGCTTCGTTTAGTCTCTGTCTGTATatatgtggtttttattttaaaaatcgtatCTCAAAAGCCATTATagcaaataacatgaaacttggcAATTACCTTAAGCCAAttaaaaggaatataaaaaataaatacatattatctcttaccatttcaaaatagcggaatttaaaattgttgaaacttTGATATTCCAATCTCGCATAAAAATTGCAAGAATAACCATTTATTAACTAGCTTTAAATTGATCAGCGAGGAGAAACTAAAACCTAAGTCTCTGTTGTGAAAAATGTATGAATTGAGTCGAAATCTTATTTATAACGCAGTTTAAAGATTTAGTCCCATGTTAAGATCGGAACTACAGATGCGCTAGCAGCTACTGGCGTGCCTTCTTAAGTCAAGTCACTTAGCTAAATGGTTAAGTTACATACATCGCACAACGGGAGATTCTTACAACTTATGAGTATTTGATATTTATCCATAGAATTTCTCAAGGGAACGTACGCAAAAAGTTATAGGCTAATTGCATCGTGGCTATACgagttatttttgttatattcattcagttaaaataaaataattctcttGGCTTTCATTTTTAGTGGATCCTCAAATGTTTATTcgattttcttttttctttttctattagAGCTTAAAACAACTGTTGAAAAAGTTGTAAAGAGTTaagattaaataataaaccacATGTAAAGATTAGatcaatttagaatattaaaatttatagaaaataattaggGAAAGGAATTGAAGAACATTCATGGAACTGGCATTGTATTTGTACGCATTTACCTCAATGGAGGGACAATATGCAAATCACGAGGCCTGCCTGACACAACTCAAAATGCCAGGAAGTTTGAAACCATAACTGTTCCCCAAATTATGTATCGGTAAACCCTCCATTCCGAAAACGCCTCAAGGTAACgataatattatacaattgtcAAGCTGCCTTCATCAAttgagaattatttatatatcgGGATCTAATATATCGAATTTATTTCAAGGTATCAAGTGTTAGAATATTTAAAGTTCAATCTATTTTAATTAGTCTGCTACCGAAGTCTAATATATACCGTCCGGTTAACAAGACGCATTTTAAAATGCTACGGATGTTAAAAATGTCAAACAGAagcaaaaaataagaaacatccCTAAATACGAAAAATAAACTGACGGTAAAAAATGTTTCAGGCGAGTCTTTGATAGCAAAGTTGAAGAATAAAGAGTATTTTAGGcactaaattattgtttaaaaataccatttttagaATGGATGTGGGGGAAGAACTTCAGTATTGTCTTAAGGACAGCTGTGAGACGTTCTCTTGCCATGGCCGAGAGCACTGACATAAATGGTACATCACAACTCGTCATTTGTATTAGAGGAATTAACGATAACTTTGTCATAAGTAAAGAATTAGCAgctcttcaaattttaaaagtaattactaaatttgatgatttatttgaaaatatgtgtGATACTGTCAAAGACCAATATCTAGACTGGGCCAAATTAAAAAGAATGACAACTGATGGTGCTCGCAATATTATTGGGGACAAAGGAGAGCTTGTTTTGAAACTGAAAGAAGTGCCGTGTTGATTCCCCGTTTTTCTTTAATTGTATCATTCACCAAAAATTTCTTTGCAGCAAGGTTTTAAAGTGGGAAAATGTGATGAATTCAGTTGTAAAACTTGTAAACTACATTAGAAGTCATGCACTTTAACCACCATCAATTTGAAGAATGTTTACAAGAGTTATACAGTGAATATTCAGATTTAATCTAAAATTCTGAAGTGCGCTGGCTGAGTCGCGGAAGAGTCCTGGATACTTATTTATACTTGCGTTCCGAAATTGAGACATTGGAAGAACTTTCAAATTTACAATGAATATGCGATTTGACGATTTTAGTCGACTTGACACATCACTTAAACAACCTTAACTTAAGCTGCAAGGTGTTGGAAAATTAGTAAGTTATATGCATTTCTTTGTGAAagcatttgaaaacaaattaaaacacttgaaatgtgtataaaaaagaaaacatttgctCACATTCCAGCTTGTAAGAGTCTTATGGAGAAACTTAGAGAAAGGTGAAGAATTTCCTATTGATAATGTTCAGAAGCAATTGAACTAATAGAAAACGAGATTCGTGTTCAGTTTTgtgaatttcataatttttgaaattaaatacgacTATTTCAAAATCCTTATGAAATAGATGAACTTAACGTAGAGTAACATTTCCAAGTGGAATTTATTGAGCTACAAGCTGAATGACACACTGGAGGACTAGTTCGATAATAACAATTCCACGTTATTTTATGCAAGTCTCCTAGAGTGCTTCACACAATCGAAAACGTTTGCTGCCGGAATGTTCACAATATTTGGTAGTTTTTTCGCATATGCAGTCGGCgactaataactaataattcaTTCTAATAACTAGTGTTACTAACCACGGTGTTGATATAGAAAAGTTGGCGTCTAAACCCAGTCATCTCATTAAGGAAAATTGTAATGCTTCAACAGTGCTTATTTACACGTTTCTTATGATAATTTCAGAAacaagtaaaattatgtttaattaacataattatttaattaatatttaacctgTACTAAATTGACATATCTTCAATATTAATATCAGATATATGTTGAATTAATCTACGTTTACACAACTAAtgtataaacttgtttataaataaaatttgatttatttcaaatagtaaGTTTAGCTCTAAAATAGAATAACAACGAATAACAAATGCTTGTGTATAGTTAGCGGCGTGTAGCTGTGCTCGTGGTCAAAAATTGTATTAGTCACAGCTAAAAACCTCAACTTGCAGTAAGTAGGCCAGAGGGCAGATAGCAAATTACTTGAGTTGCCTGTGTTCTTAAAACAGCATGACTTTTATCTCATAGGCTGAACCTTCTCCCCCCCCCCACATTTCCGATGAACCAGCATATTCGCGACCCTTTTAGCCATGCCACGTTAAAGGTGAGGGCCATTGGTACTAAAAGGTTTGCAGACCCCTAAGCTAAACAATTTGGTATATTGTAAACTGTTTGTTATACTGTATTAGACTCACATTTTTTATGAATCTGAAATGCTTCGTGACATGGAGAACTATGGAGAGTTTTATATCAATTGTATAAACAACTCATTTAGTAAAGCACAAGTATAATTGTTGTATGACGAGAAGAAAATATTTACCTAAATTCAGTTGACAGCAGTTGACACCTCTCTCACGAAACTATTAGTAGAACTGTAATAAACGGCAAACAACTTATAAGACAAGGAAACGGTATTATCTCACTAGTATAGACACATGTAAATTCTGCGATAAGCTAGAACCTATTATAGGCGGCCTTGTGAGTTATCAAATTATACCAAATACATCTTATTACACATTACTATAATAATTGGATATAAACATATCCCATATATATAtctttgtatgtgtgtgtgtgtgtgtgtgtgtgtgtgtgtgtgtgtgtgtgtgtgtgtgtgtgtgtgtgtgtgtgtgtgtgtgtgtgtgtgtgtgtgtgtgtgtgtgtgtgtgtgtgtgtgtgtgtttatgtcaCTGAACTTCTCCTAATCGACTGGACTGATTTTGACGCGAATGGTTACGAgaggattcgagaatggtttagatttacaaatcTATCcaatttatactgtttatttaattaataaaaggatAACCGCTAACCCACTCAACCGCCAAACCACTCAATTGCCTCTGCCATTTTTAACTAGAAAAATAGGAAATCGCTTGTAAAATAGAAAAGTAAATAGATGTATTTCGGTAATCCTCACATCACAATTCAAGGCCTCCATATGGAGAACactctaaacacaaataaaaaattataaataacctcAACATTTATGTAACCTTCAGCTATATTTACCTTTTTAACTGTTTATGGTTTtcgaaactttaatttttttatcatcacAACTGATTAAGCTCAAAAAAATGTCACAAGTTTTCGGTGAAgaagctttatttatacaaaagttttctctaattagtttctttaaatacaaaattgtataatgtaatttaaagtgtttaaatgCTTTGCGGGGTTTCGCATTCACCAGTTTATAACTTACTTATGTAAAAccggtttattttatttaagaatggCTTAAAATTCCTTTAAAGACTTATCTATACTCAGTCGGTATCGATAAATTAGGCATGAAAGTTTATGGTATCCCAAAAGCGCTCTCATTCTATACATGGACGGCGATATGAGGCCAATCTTCCTGTTGGATTATTACAAAGAAACTCTAAAAAAATTCTGTATCCGCTGCGTCACACATGTAAGCTCGAAAATCCCAACAGAAATACATAGGCATATTCCCATTAATGACAAGGTATCTCTAATTCATCTTACCAAACTCGGTGGGCTTTTGAAATGAACAGTGTGACTGGGCACTATGGTGACAATTTTCAGGCTATGCTTAAGATCAATAATGTAcactgacaaaaataaatttatatcctGCAATCTGCGAGACCAGAAGCTTAGACTTCAAAGTGGAAAGTCATTTCTATTAGGCGGCTTGGACAAAATTTGCACTGATGCGCTAATTTGAATGCCAGGGGTGATTGAGGAACATGAATTGGTCTTATTGCGCAAATCAATGCAGGATAAGACCAGCCAGGATTGACCAGCCAGGACCAGCCAGGATTTATCAAACGTACATCCTGATGGATGATGATTGACACAATGATTGACACAATTCCACCGAATAGGTTGCAAGTCAAATtccaaacattaatttacaatacttgCTTTTAACTGAATTGGCTTACTTCGATGTGATTTTCTGAATAAACATACATAGGGAATCTAAAATATGGGGAAGGTAATTCAGCATCTGAGTTGCACAATCCAATGGAACAAGTTGCATGTCATGATAATTTAGTAAGCACCCTCTTAAAATGACACGGGAAGCGGCTTCTAGAAGGGGCGATACCAGGGCCGCTGTGTTGAGACTCTCACTACCCAGCGCTCCACCGTGTGAGCTGCCAATACTACCATCATACAATGTTTTCAAGATCGAGTTCATTAATGGAATTTTTTACCAATAGCTATTATATGGTCAGTGTATCACATACTTCATTAAGTATCGGCGTACGAAGGAAATTTGGTCTCATACCCTGGAATAAGAACACTATA from Homalodisca vitripennis isolate AUS2020 chromosome 2, UT_GWSS_2.1, whole genome shotgun sequence encodes the following:
- the LOC124356344 gene encoding uncharacterized protein LOC124356344; the encoded protein is MAVAVPHWIDKSFLTLCLNGGLNDETSDIQVSSFEVSSLLPPGNNYGSYLLRVKVIFNRAGITSNQSLIIKYLTGNNEVTKLFDRMYDKEPSFYDQYLPDALKVDYSLPVPKPFYSPISDVIILEDLSTEGYRMADRCKMLDFDHCKHFFIASAIFHATSVAVYKKHPDIVTSIAVDPLFSKDLAESCVKIHKGFMIQGLLCMADRLERVKKYQAYAEVVRKCTSGIWDKVINLHQQNYKLNVLQQADAWTTNMMFKYDESGKSQVLNF